A stretch of the Candidatus Deferrimicrobiaceae bacterium genome encodes the following:
- a CDS encoding TolC family protein produces MRTTVALLVFALLVPAGVFGELSAAGDGDPAVPSSVSFFEAVRHALSRSREGRIADRDVRVAKEGRARAGAARFPRIDASSDYTALSELPAVIIQGRETQTMDRSVLRARLTADQTIYDFGKTGARVSRAEARIDAAASRAFLARERAAFEVISAFLSARRAEQLRKVAEESLAAGREHRKVAGDLYDLGVVARNDVLAADVLAANEEAALITAENRGELARSRLALRMGFSGREAVAPEPGDFPVPGSPLPPLPESLRVAMGNRLELKAQGAFIREGEAGVSAARAEFAPTLFGQGGYSYETNDFNPNPSVFSLLVGGRINLFSGFSDEAARREALETVERRKEELALLRDEIALSVKRAHLSVIEAEKRRAVAGVAVDRAEENLRIQNNRYREGLSISTEILDAQTLLTRAKVDLSNATFDLFESRYHLLLERGELLAFLDPLLGPAKGEDTAAPEAPGKER; encoded by the coding sequence ATGCGAACGACCGTTGCCCTGCTCGTTTTCGCCCTCCTGGTTCCGGCAGGCGTCTTCGGGGAGTTGTCGGCCGCCGGGGACGGCGATCCTGCGGTTCCTTCCTCCGTATCCTTTTTCGAAGCGGTGCGGCACGCCCTGTCCCGCTCCCGGGAGGGGCGAATCGCCGACCGGGACGTGCGCGTCGCGAAGGAGGGGAGGGCAAGAGCCGGCGCCGCGCGGTTTCCCCGGATCGATGCGAGCTCCGATTACACCGCGCTTTCCGAACTTCCGGCCGTGATCATCCAGGGGAGGGAGACCCAGACCATGGACCGCTCGGTCCTGCGGGCGCGTCTCACCGCCGATCAGACGATCTACGATTTCGGGAAGACCGGCGCCCGGGTCTCCCGGGCGGAGGCGAGGATCGACGCCGCGGCGAGCAGGGCCTTCCTGGCCCGGGAGCGGGCGGCCTTCGAGGTGATTTCCGCGTTCCTGTCCGCCCGGCGCGCGGAGCAGCTCCGCAAAGTCGCGGAGGAGTCGCTCGCGGCGGGGAGGGAACACCGCAAGGTGGCGGGGGACCTCTACGACCTGGGGGTGGTGGCCCGCAACGACGTGCTGGCCGCCGACGTGCTGGCCGCCAACGAGGAGGCCGCCCTGATCACCGCCGAGAACCGGGGGGAACTGGCGCGGTCGCGCCTGGCGCTCCGGATGGGCTTTTCCGGGAGGGAGGCCGTGGCTCCGGAGCCGGGCGATTTCCCCGTCCCGGGGAGTCCTTTGCCGCCGCTTCCCGAAAGCCTGCGCGTCGCGATGGGAAATCGGCTCGAGCTCAAGGCGCAGGGCGCCTTCATCCGCGAGGGGGAGGCGGGTGTTTCCGCGGCGCGGGCGGAGTTCGCCCCCACCCTCTTCGGGCAGGGCGGGTATTCCTACGAGACCAACGATTTCAACCCGAACCCGAGCGTTTTCTCCCTGCTGGTCGGGGGGAGGATCAACCTCTTTTCCGGTTTCTCCGACGAAGCGGCCAGGCGCGAGGCGCTGGAAACCGTGGAGCGCCGGAAGGAGGAACTGGCCCTCCTCCGGGACGAGATCGCGCTCTCGGTGAAAAGGGCGCATCTCTCCGTCATCGAGGCCGAGAAGAGGAGGGCGGTGGCCGGGGTCGCCGTCGACCGGGCGGAGGAGAACCTGCGGATCCAGAACAACCGGTACCGGGAGGGGCTCTCCATCTCGACCGAGATCCTCGATGCGCAGACCCTCTTGACCCGCGCGAAGGTCGACCTCTCCAACGCCACGTTCGACCTGTTCGAGTCCCGCTACCACTTGCTGCTCGAGCGGGGGGAGCTCCTCGCTTTCCTCGATCCCCTTTTGGGGCCCGCCAAGGGAGAGGACACAGCCGCCCCGGAGGCCCCGGGGAAGGAGAGGTGA